A genome region from Variovorax paradoxus includes the following:
- a CDS encoding putative DNA modification/repair radical SAM protein gives MDTQRKLAILADAAKYDASCASSGSQPRDSMGGRGIGSTEGAGICHSYAPDGRCISLLKVLLTNHCQYDCLYCVNRASSNVPRARFRVEEVVQLTLDFYRRNCIEGLFLSSGIIKSPDHTMEQVVEVARLLREEHDFRGYIHLKTIPDASDELIARAGRYADRLSINVEMPTTEGLRALAPEKDESAIRRSMARLRLRIDDTREEARRVVPIRALPGASATPAKPPPFAPAGQSTQMIVGADATDDRRILASSATLYGAYKLKRVYYSAFSPIPDAARALPLAAPPLMREHRLYQADWLMRFYGFEHQEIVAAPDGLLRLDVDPKLAWALAHADRFPVDLNHAPREMLLRVPGLGVKAVERLLQARRVRRVRADDLRRLHVPSRKVLPFVVADGHRPAAGAMAAAAPSAQPEAVQAALF, from the coding sequence GTGGACACCCAGCGCAAACTCGCGATCCTGGCCGACGCCGCCAAGTACGACGCCTCCTGCGCGTCGAGCGGCTCGCAGCCGCGCGACTCGATGGGCGGTCGCGGCATCGGCTCGACCGAAGGCGCGGGCATCTGCCACAGCTACGCACCCGACGGCCGGTGCATTTCGCTGCTGAAGGTGCTGCTCACCAACCATTGCCAGTACGACTGCCTCTACTGTGTGAACCGTGCGTCGAGCAACGTGCCGCGGGCGCGCTTCCGGGTGGAAGAGGTGGTGCAGCTCACGCTCGACTTCTACCGGCGCAACTGCATCGAGGGCCTGTTCCTGTCGAGCGGCATCATCAAGTCGCCCGATCACACGATGGAGCAGGTGGTCGAGGTGGCGCGCCTGCTGCGCGAGGAGCACGACTTCCGCGGCTACATCCACCTGAAGACCATTCCCGACGCGAGCGACGAACTCATCGCGCGCGCCGGCCGCTATGCGGACCGGCTCAGCATCAACGTCGAGATGCCCACCACCGAGGGCCTGCGTGCGCTGGCGCCCGAGAAGGACGAGAGCGCCATCCGCCGCTCGATGGCGCGGCTGCGCCTGCGCATCGACGACACGCGCGAGGAGGCGCGCCGCGTGGTGCCCATTCGCGCGCTGCCCGGCGCGTCGGCCACGCCCGCCAAGCCGCCGCCGTTCGCGCCCGCCGGGCAGAGCACGCAGATGATCGTGGGCGCCGACGCCACCGACGACCGCCGCATCCTCGCGTCGAGCGCCACGCTGTACGGCGCGTACAAGCTCAAGCGCGTGTACTACTCGGCCTTCAGCCCCATTCCCGATGCGGCGCGCGCGCTGCCGCTGGCCGCGCCGCCGTTGATGCGCGAGCACCGCCTCTACCAGGCCGACTGGCTCATGCGCTTCTACGGCTTCGAGCACCAGGAGATCGTGGCCGCGCCCGACGGCCTGCTGCGGCTCGATGTCGACCCCAAGCTGGCCTGGGCGCTCGCGCATGCCGACCGCTTTCCGGTCGACCTCAACCACGCGCCGCGCGAGATGCTGCTGCGCGTGCCGGGGCTCGGCGTGAAGGCGGTCGAGCGGCTGCTGCAGGCGCGGCGCGTGCGCCGGGTGCGCGCGGACGACCTGCGCCGCCTGCACGTGCCGTCGCGCAAGGTGCTGC